In Leopardus geoffroyi isolate Oge1 chromosome D1, O.geoffroyi_Oge1_pat1.0, whole genome shotgun sequence, a single window of DNA contains:
- the LOC123602490 gene encoding olfactory receptor 52Z1-like: MAPFSYNHTHPQDMWYVLTGIPGLEDSHTWISIPICSMYILAVIGNIFLIFLIVTERHLHEPMYVFLSMLALSDVLLSTATAPKMLAIFWFHSMDISFGSCVSQMFFIHFFFAVESAILLAMAFDRYVAICHPLRYTTILTSSATGKIGIAAVVRSFIICFPFIFLVHRLTYCGRNIIPHSYCEHMGIARLACDNISVNIIYGITVALLSTGLDIVFIIISYVMILCTVFQIPSWSARFKALNTCGSHICVILMFYAPAFFSFFAHRFGGKTVPQHIHILVANLYVVVPPMLNPIIYGVKTKQIQDRVILLCSPINTHC, translated from the coding sequence ATGGCCCCTTTCTCTTACAATCACACCCATCCCCAGGATATGTGGTATGTCCTGACTGGAATCCCAGGACTGGAAGATTCTCATACCTGGATCTCCATCCCTATCTGTTCTATGTACATTTTGGCTGTCATAGGCAACATCTTCTTGATCTTCCTGATTGTAACTGAGCGCCATCTCCATGAGCCTATGTATGTCTTCCTTTCCATGCTGGCCTTATCAGATGTCCTGCTCTCCACAGCCACAGCCCCCAAGATGCTGGCCATCTTCTGGTTCCATTCCATGGATATATCCTTTGGTAGTTGTGTATCTCAGATgttcttcatccatttcttctttgcGGTAGAATCTGCTATTCTCCTGGCCATGGCAtttgaccgctatgtggccatctgtcacCCACTGAGATATACCACAATCTTAACCTCCTCAGCCACTGGGAAAATTGGCATCGCAGCTGTGGTCAGGAGCTTTATCATATGCTTTCCATTCATCTTCCTGGTACACCGACTTACATATTGTGGGAGAAACATCATTCCCCATTCTTACTGTGAGCACATGGGCATTGCCAGATTGGCATGTGACAATATCAGTGTCAACATCATTTATGGCATCACTGTGGCCCTGCTGTCTACAGGACTAGACATTGTGTTCATCATTATATCCTATGTGATGATCCTTTGCACAGTGTTTCAGATACCTTCCTGGTCTGCTAGATTCAAGGCCCTCAACACATGTGGTTCCCACATCTGTGTCATACTTATGTTCTATGCCCcagcattcttttccttttttgcccaTCGTTTTGGGGGTAAAACCGTCCCTCAGCACATCCACATCCTGGTAGCCAACCTCTATGTGGTAGTGCCCCCTATGCTAAACCCCATCATTTATGGGGTGAAGACCAAACAGATTCAAGACCGAGTAATTTTGCTTTGCTCCCCCATCAACACGCAttgttaa